In Leeia aquatica, a single window of DNA contains:
- a CDS encoding GAF domain-containing protein, whose product MSKELVFNALGQLLQDQVGFRLFTITRVVPGTQEVERIYTTDPATYPVTGRKPILPDAWTEQVLIQRQPFLARQAADFKPYFPDHDKLVQMGLGCVINYPVSNEQGELLGTINLLDAPGQYQDDTVARCAALQSEVRQAFAHFNTAHP is encoded by the coding sequence ATGAGCAAGGAGCTGGTTTTTAACGCATTGGGGCAACTGCTGCAGGATCAGGTGGGGTTCCGTTTGTTCACCATCACCCGGGTGGTGCCAGGCACGCAGGAGGTCGAGCGGATTTACACCACTGACCCGGCGACATACCCGGTCACCGGCCGCAAGCCGATTCTGCCGGATGCCTGGACCGAGCAGGTGCTGATTCAGCGCCAGCCTTTTCTGGCGCGGCAAGCCGCCGATTTCAAACCCTACTTCCCGGACCATGACAAGTTGGTGCAGATGGGGCTGGGTTGCGTGATCAACTACCCGGTCTCCAATGAGCAAGGTGAGCTGCTGGGTACCATCAACCTGCTGGATGCACCCGGTCAGTACCAGGACGATACTGTGGCGCGTTGTGCCGCTTTACAGTCTGAGGTCCGACAGGCGTTTGCCCATTTCAATACCGCCCACCCATAA
- a CDS encoding M24 family metallopeptidase, whose translation MPDRLPYHFSSLPAYSPDVAQNQLALEQLMRQLDLHAMLVNAQDRFLTEYTPKHNSPRYAVSGFDGSTGEGIFVRQDVAQALGLSGQYVLFVDGRYHLQAEQQTVPQQVHLEKLPVGVSLWHSMALWLAARGETVRRVGFDSFRVSEAQRQGMLAVQGAEQLQWLPLQEGEIDLAVQLPGWSVDRPVFPVSEAITGRSVVDNLQALRTRLPAGAAFMTGAAADISYVLNSRGYHIPNASSQLGYLFVLPGRVVLFMPQECADSPVNLPEVPDLQVIRNDVPALRRTLAHEVISQVCFSADTVNSALPQWAKQIWPTVTLVDTFNVVENLRVAKTPEEQETFRRAYLRSSRAIARTMRWAKWGVAGVAHSEYDLSRQINDEYRAEGAVALTFTTIAASDAMSALAHYTKASKTRPLQEGALVLLDSGAYYEDGLATDCTRVVLRKTDPTTQAQPWQREIYTVALKACIRGLLATVPASATGHDVDQMVRAVCQQYGHDYSHGTGHGIGIHVHENGVRFMPGSRYGVVPHAVISIEPGIYLAGQGGVRIENIVIIQPDEQSGQVRFENMTFVGYDWELIDLDLLTAEEKDYLRAYEQRCLVLGTAVTDCPLLQA comes from the coding sequence ATGCCAGATCGTCTGCCCTACCACTTTTCCAGTCTGCCCGCCTATAGCCCGGATGTGGCACAGAACCAGCTTGCACTTGAGCAGCTGATGCGCCAGCTGGACTTGCATGCGATGCTGGTCAATGCCCAGGATCGTTTCCTGACCGAATACACCCCCAAGCACAATAGTCCGCGCTATGCGGTTTCCGGGTTTGATGGCTCGACCGGGGAGGGCATCTTTGTGCGGCAGGATGTCGCCCAAGCCTTGGGCCTGAGTGGTCAGTATGTGCTGTTTGTGGATGGCCGCTACCATCTGCAAGCCGAGCAGCAAACGGTGCCACAGCAGGTACATCTGGAAAAACTACCGGTGGGTGTCAGCCTGTGGCACAGCATGGCGCTCTGGCTGGCAGCGCGTGGCGAGACAGTACGGCGGGTAGGATTTGACAGCTTCCGCGTCAGTGAGGCGCAGCGCCAGGGCATGCTGGCGGTACAAGGCGCCGAGCAACTGCAGTGGCTGCCTTTGCAGGAAGGTGAGATTGACCTCGCCGTCCAGCTGCCGGGATGGTCGGTAGACCGGCCGGTATTCCCGGTCAGCGAGGCGATTACGGGCCGCAGTGTAGTGGACAATCTGCAGGCCCTGCGGACACGCCTGCCTGCTGGCGCAGCATTCATGACGGGGGCCGCAGCAGACATCAGCTATGTACTGAACAGTCGCGGCTATCACATCCCGAATGCCTCATCACAACTGGGGTACTTGTTTGTGTTGCCTGGACGGGTGGTCCTGTTCATGCCGCAAGAGTGTGCCGATAGCCCGGTCAACCTCCCTGAGGTGCCGGATTTGCAAGTCATTCGCAACGATGTGCCAGCCCTGCGACGCACCCTGGCGCACGAAGTCATCTCGCAGGTGTGCTTCAGTGCTGACACGGTTAACAGTGCCCTGCCACAGTGGGCTAAACAGATCTGGCCAACAGTGACCCTGGTCGACACGTTCAACGTGGTTGAAAACCTGCGCGTGGCCAAAACCCCGGAAGAGCAAGAAACATTCCGTCGCGCTTACCTGCGCAGCTCGCGCGCCATTGCCCGCACCATGCGTTGGGCCAAGTGGGGTGTTGCGGGTGTGGCGCACAGTGAGTATGACCTGTCGCGCCAGATCAACGATGAGTATCGCGCAGAAGGTGCCGTGGCGCTGACCTTCACCACGATTGCTGCAAGTGATGCCATGAGCGCGCTGGCACACTACACCAAGGCCAGCAAGACCCGTCCTTTGCAGGAAGGCGCATTGGTACTGCTCGATAGCGGTGCGTATTACGAAGATGGGCTGGCGACGGACTGCACGCGGGTTGTGCTGCGAAAAACCGACCCGACCACCCAGGCCCAGCCGTGGCAACGTGAGATCTATACCGTTGCGCTCAAGGCCTGCATTCGGGGCTTGCTGGCAACCGTGCCAGCCAGCGCCACGGGACATGATGTCGATCAGATGGTGCGTGCCGTCTGCCAGCAATACGGGCATGACTATTCTCACGGGACCGGGCATGGCATCGGTATCCATGTGCATGAGAATGGCGTCCGCTTCATGCCGGGCTCTCGCTATGGTGTGGTACCGCATGCGGTCATTTCGATCGAGCCGGGGATTTACCTGGCGGGTCAAGGCGGGGTCCGCATCGAGAATATCGTAATCATCCAGCCGGATGAACAGTCTGGGCAGGTGCGGTTCGAGAACATGACCTTCGTGGGCTATGACTGGGAGCTGATTGATCTTGACCTGCTGACCGCGGAAGAGAAGGACTATCTGCGGGCTTACGAGCAGCGGTGCCTGGTGCTGGGTACCGCTGTCACGGATTGCCCGTTGCTGCAAGCGTAG
- a CDS encoding HpcH/HpaI aldolase/citrate lyase family protein — MSRAVRSWLFAPGHHARRVEKALTLDADVVVLDLEDACTPEDKPVARSRIVESLQLPRSGRLFARINSMASPHAWADLQAVIRPGLDGVMLPKIESGQELKTLDWTLQQLERERGLPVGGLEVMPLVETATGLMALEEIAQASCRVRRLAFGAGDLTLDLSLQWTPEELELLPYRSRMALVSRAAGLEAPIDTVWMQVGDEAGMEASARRAHGLGFQGKLCIHPNQVACVHRAFAPTEAEVQRARQIVAAFAASDGACVLLDGQLVELPVVERAQRILAGAEAVVDR; from the coding sequence ATGAGCAGAGCGGTACGGTCCTGGCTGTTTGCACCCGGGCACCACGCCAGGCGCGTGGAAAAAGCACTGACACTGGACGCGGATGTGGTGGTGCTGGATCTGGAGGATGCCTGCACGCCGGAAGACAAGCCGGTGGCACGGTCGCGGATAGTTGAGAGCCTGCAGCTGCCTAGATCGGGGCGATTGTTTGCGCGCATCAACAGCATGGCAAGCCCCCATGCCTGGGCGGATTTGCAGGCGGTGATCAGGCCGGGGCTGGATGGGGTGATGCTGCCCAAGATCGAGAGTGGGCAGGAACTGAAAACGCTGGATTGGACCTTGCAGCAACTGGAGCGTGAGCGTGGGCTGCCGGTGGGGGGGCTGGAGGTGATGCCGCTGGTGGAAACGGCAACCGGCCTGATGGCACTGGAAGAGATCGCGCAAGCCAGCTGTCGTGTACGTCGCCTTGCCTTTGGCGCGGGAGATCTGACGCTGGATTTATCGCTGCAGTGGACCCCCGAAGAGCTGGAGTTGCTGCCTTATCGTTCACGCATGGCGCTGGTGTCACGTGCGGCGGGGCTGGAAGCACCGATCGACACCGTCTGGATGCAGGTGGGGGATGAGGCGGGCATGGAAGCATCCGCCCGGCGGGCACATGGGCTGGGCTTCCAGGGCAAACTGTGCATTCATCCAAATCAGGTGGCTTGCGTGCACCGTGCTTTTGCGCCTACTGAGGCCGAGGTGCAGCGTGCACGGCAGATTGTCGCAGCGTTTGCGGCGTCGGACGGTGCCTGTGTTCTGCTGGATGGCCAGTTGGTCGAGCTGCCGGTGGTGGAACGTGCCCAGCGCATTCTGGCAGGGGCTGAGGCTGTGGTAGACCGCTGA
- a CDS encoding DHA2 family efflux MFS transporter permease subunit: MAWLSVMGSFIAVLMSIMDIQITNAAIEPIQRALNAPLSAGSWLSSVYLMAESLTLPLTAWLTNRLGYPRYALTFIGLFLLSSLLCAHAWDLPSMLLFRALQGIASGALSPFAYTLIIRCLPVQDHPRAIGLFGATVALAPTAGPALGGWLVGTLGWQSLFYINLPIGVLALCMLWPGLRRLPRPQQEERPLDLRGVMLVTIGMGALQYMLGQREAGQGGATAMLWLSAALVLVSLAGFWHHQLRTRYPLIKLSLLEDRALRIACIGTLVSCGSIFAFYFLVPYFLASVHHYSPAQISEVVLVTGLTQMVVLLFSGKIMQRFPLYLVIVAGALLVAVHSLMWAWATWQFVPGWLMVAQVIRGIGHSLLLAPLCVAVTTSIQDPTDAPMAGILFNVSRSLGGAIGLALLSSWVHFRHDAHAASLQVQHLVAHALAQQSHALAFRDTFLLITGVLLLIAAVFGRLYLQQRRSEQTQWQAQPETGQVE; the protein is encoded by the coding sequence ATGGCGTGGTTAAGTGTGATGGGCAGCTTCATTGCGGTACTGATGTCCATCATGGACATCCAGATCACCAACGCCGCGATTGAGCCCATCCAGCGCGCCTTGAATGCCCCGCTGTCTGCAGGTTCCTGGCTGTCTTCGGTCTACCTGATGGCCGAGAGCCTGACCCTGCCGCTCACGGCGTGGCTGACCAACCGGCTGGGCTATCCGCGCTATGCGCTCACCTTCATTGGTCTGTTTCTGCTCAGCTCCCTGTTATGCGCCCATGCCTGGGATTTGCCCAGCATGCTGCTGTTTCGCGCCCTGCAAGGCATTGCCAGCGGCGCACTCTCTCCGTTTGCCTATACCCTGATCATCCGCTGTTTGCCGGTACAGGATCACCCGCGTGCGATCGGGCTGTTCGGGGCGACGGTGGCGTTGGCCCCAACGGCAGGCCCGGCGCTGGGTGGCTGGCTGGTCGGTACGCTGGGCTGGCAGTCGCTGTTCTATATCAATCTGCCGATCGGGGTACTGGCCCTGTGCATGCTATGGCCCGGTTTGCGCCGCCTGCCCCGGCCACAGCAAGAGGAGCGGCCGCTGGATCTGCGAGGCGTGATGCTGGTCACCATTGGCATGGGGGCCTTGCAGTACATGCTGGGGCAAAGGGAGGCCGGGCAGGGTGGTGCCACCGCGATGCTCTGGCTGTCAGCGGCGCTGGTGCTGGTGAGTCTGGCCGGATTCTGGCATCACCAGCTGCGCACCCGCTATCCGCTGATCAAACTGTCGCTGCTCGAAGACCGCGCCCTGCGCATCGCCTGCATCGGCACGCTGGTGAGCTGTGGCAGTATCTTCGCCTTCTATTTTCTGGTGCCCTACTTTCTGGCCAGCGTGCATCATTACAGTCCGGCCCAGATCAGCGAAGTAGTGCTGGTGACCGGCCTCACGCAGATGGTGGTGCTGCTGTTTTCGGGCAAGATCATGCAGCGCTTCCCCCTGTATCTGGTGATTGTGGCGGGCGCCCTGCTGGTGGCGGTTCACAGTCTGATGTGGGCTTGGGCTACCTGGCAGTTTGTACCGGGCTGGCTGATGGTGGCCCAAGTCATTCGTGGTATCGGTCATTCCCTGTTGCTGGCTCCCCTGTGTGTGGCGGTCACCACCTCCATCCAGGACCCGACCGATGCGCCGATGGCCGGCATCCTGTTCAATGTGTCCCGCAGTCTGGGCGGGGCGATCGGGCTGGCCTTATTGTCAAGCTGGGTCCATTTCCGCCACGATGCGCATGCGGCGTCGCTACAAGTACAGCATCTCGTTGCCCATGCGCTGGCACAGCAAAGTCATGCATTGGCATTCCGGGATACCTTTTTATTGATTACCGGTGTTCTGCTGCTGATTGCTGCTGTGTTTGGCCGCCTCTACCTGCAACAGCGCAGGTCTGAGCAAACGCAGTGGCAAGCCCAGCCAGAAACCGGGCAGGTGGAGTAA
- a CDS encoding ornithine cyclodeaminase family protein, producing the protein MHGMKWVDEQTVLQRADIVQLAAEMKDFLRQGGRERALLPPREVLFQQDPEAIYVSMPAASVDCGLYINKVGSIFPRAAGDSLPTVHACVVAMSARHGRPLALLDGAALTRIKCAAVAAMVTDQCAIADAHTLTICGTGVQAWQQYLAVTAVRPIQTIRVYARRPEAAAAFVAAIRQHTPKPLILQVETDLEQAIAGADVVATATSAESPLGEFARLQPHVHINCMGGHNEQSRELPWSVLQSALVLTEDVPMAIAEAGEVHQQAHPLEALLTIPAQTLQAQRTVFSSIGHAWLDLLATAHVLQRLD; encoded by the coding sequence ATGCATGGCATGAAATGGGTCGATGAGCAGACCGTGCTGCAGCGTGCTGATATCGTGCAGCTGGCTGCCGAGATGAAAGACTTTCTCCGCCAGGGCGGGCGCGAACGGGCGCTGCTGCCTCCGCGCGAAGTACTGTTCCAGCAGGATCCGGAAGCCATCTATGTATCCATGCCGGCAGCCAGCGTGGACTGCGGGCTGTATATCAACAAGGTCGGCAGTATTTTTCCGCGGGCTGCGGGCGACAGCTTGCCCACGGTGCATGCCTGCGTGGTGGCCATGTCGGCCCGTCATGGCCGTCCACTGGCCTTGCTGGATGGCGCTGCGCTTACCCGCATCAAATGTGCTGCAGTCGCTGCGATGGTGACCGACCAGTGTGCCATAGCGGATGCCCATACGCTGACGATCTGTGGTACCGGCGTGCAAGCCTGGCAGCAGTATCTGGCGGTCACGGCGGTGCGGCCCATCCAGACGATCCGGGTCTACGCCCGCCGCCCGGAGGCCGCGGCCGCGTTTGTGGCTGCCATCCGGCAGCACACGCCAAAGCCGCTGATCTTGCAGGTGGAAACCGATCTGGAACAGGCCATCGCCGGGGCAGATGTGGTGGCGACAGCCACCAGTGCGGAATCCCCGCTCGGCGAGTTTGCCCGCTTGCAGCCGCATGTTCACATCAACTGCATGGGCGGGCATAACGAGCAGAGCCGAGAGCTGCCGTGGTCTGTGCTGCAGTCAGCGCTGGTGTTGACTGAGGATGTACCGATGGCGATCGCCGAGGCGGGCGAGGTGCATCAACAGGCGCATCCGCTTGAGGCACTGCTGACGATTCCGGCGCAGACGCTGCAAGCGCAGCGCACGGTGTTCAGCTCCATTGGCCATGCCTGGCTGGATTTGCTGGCCACGGCGCACGTCTTGCAGCGGCTGGATTAA
- a CDS encoding alpha/beta hydrolase — MMRPPLVMTDPAAWMDAAMPAAQRARELQDVFDDLDAHPWPDDIAPARVLYDQMGPPVPDDIRAEDGVLAGVPARWLYPPSHDPSRIMLFLHGGGYVYGSLDSHAGMAAELARAADCIGVQLHYRLAPEHPHPAAVEDALAAYCAVLDQGYAPSAVSLVGDSAGGGLVVALLLVLKQRQLPLPGAVACLSPWVDLLLRGESYQTRAHLDPMVERKVVELVREQYLGLQDPTQVTASPILGDLTGLPPMLVQVGELEILYSDAEMLAEKAHQCGVEVTFEVWPAMVHVWHLYYPMLTAGREAISRVGGFLQQASAKAAASKESSACMA; from the coding sequence ATGATGCGCCCGCCTTTGGTGATGACCGACCCGGCTGCCTGGATGGACGCAGCGATGCCTGCTGCCCAGCGCGCGCGCGAACTGCAGGATGTGTTTGACGATCTGGATGCTCACCCCTGGCCGGATGACATTGCGCCCGCCCGCGTGCTGTATGACCAGATGGGGCCGCCGGTGCCAGATGATATCCGCGCTGAGGATGGCGTCCTGGCCGGGGTGCCTGCGCGCTGGCTGTACCCGCCTTCGCATGACCCGTCACGGATCATGCTGTTTCTGCACGGCGGGGGGTATGTCTACGGCTCGCTGGATAGCCATGCTGGTATGGCGGCTGAGCTGGCGCGTGCCGCAGATTGCATCGGTGTGCAGCTGCATTATCGCCTGGCACCGGAACACCCGCACCCGGCTGCGGTGGAGGATGCGCTGGCGGCTTACTGTGCCGTGCTGGACCAAGGTTATGCACCGTCTGCAGTCTCATTGGTGGGGGATTCTGCCGGGGGCGGCCTGGTGGTGGCCCTGCTGCTGGTGCTGAAGCAACGTCAGTTGCCGCTGCCGGGGGCGGTTGCTTGCCTGTCGCCGTGGGTGGATTTGCTGCTGCGGGGTGAGAGCTACCAGACCCGGGCCCATCTGGACCCGATGGTGGAGCGTAAGGTGGTGGAGCTGGTGCGGGAGCAGTATCTGGGCCTGCAAGACCCCACTCAGGTGACGGCCTCACCGATACTGGGTGATTTGACCGGGCTGCCGCCCATGCTGGTGCAGGTCGGCGAACTGGAAATCCTCTACAGTGATGCCGAGATGCTAGCGGAAAAGGCGCACCAGTGTGGTGTGGAGGTCACGTTCGAGGTCTGGCCCGCCATGGTACACGTCTGGCACCTGTACTATCCGATGCTGACGGCAGGCCGTGAGGCGATCTCCCGCGTGGGGGGCTTTCTGCAGCAGGCGTCTGCAAAGGCTGCGGCCAGCAAGGAGTCCAGTGCATGCATGGCATGA
- a CDS encoding 2-isopropylmalate synthase, producing the protein MSSNQVIILDTTMRDGEQSPGVSMSLNEKVEIALMLEKLGVDVIEAGFAAASEGDFAAIQAVGRAVKDSTICSLSRAVERDIDLTAEAVGGAAMSRIHIVLSTSPIHMQHKLRMAPEQVLEQGVLAVKRARRYSDNVEFSCEDASRSDLDFLCRFVEAVIAAGASTVSLPDTVGYALPQEYGNLISHLLNHVPGADKVVLSAHCHNDLGMAVANSLSAIKAGARQVECTINGIGERAGNAALEEIVMALRTRQNHFGLQTRIQPQYLVPASQLVSGITGFQVQPNKAIVGRNAFSHQSGIHQDGMLKNPSTYQIMTAADVGWTNAPHMLVLSKHSGRNGYREYMRQLGFEFSSDRELDEAFLRFKRMADQKFPLDEADLRATVSKAA; encoded by the coding sequence GTGAGCAGCAATCAAGTCATCATTCTGGATACCACCATGCGGGACGGCGAGCAAAGCCCCGGCGTCAGCATGAGTCTGAACGAAAAAGTCGAAATTGCCCTCATGCTGGAAAAGCTGGGGGTGGACGTGATCGAGGCCGGGTTTGCTGCAGCCAGTGAGGGCGATTTTGCCGCCATCCAGGCCGTGGGGCGCGCGGTGAAGGACAGCACCATCTGCAGCCTGAGCCGTGCGGTGGAACGGGATATCGACCTGACCGCCGAGGCGGTAGGGGGCGCCGCGATGAGTCGTATCCATATCGTTCTCTCCACTTCACCGATCCACATGCAGCACAAATTGCGCATGGCGCCAGAGCAGGTGCTCGAGCAAGGGGTGCTGGCGGTCAAGCGCGCCCGCCGTTACTCGGATAACGTGGAATTCTCCTGCGAAGATGCCAGTCGCTCAGACCTGGATTTCCTTTGCCGCTTTGTCGAAGCGGTGATTGCAGCAGGGGCCAGCACCGTCAGCCTGCCGGATACGGTCGGCTATGCGTTGCCACAGGAATACGGCAACCTGATCAGCCACCTGCTCAATCATGTGCCGGGTGCCGATAAGGTGGTGCTCTCCGCCCACTGCCACAACGACCTCGGCATGGCGGTGGCCAATTCACTGTCTGCCATCAAGGCCGGTGCGCGTCAGGTGGAATGCACCATCAATGGCATTGGTGAGCGGGCGGGCAATGCGGCGCTGGAAGAAATCGTCATGGCCTTGCGGACCCGGCAAAACCATTTCGGCTTGCAAACCCGTATCCAGCCGCAGTATCTGGTACCAGCTTCGCAGCTGGTGTCGGGTATTACCGGCTTCCAGGTGCAGCCGAACAAGGCCATCGTCGGACGTAACGCCTTCTCGCATCAGTCCGGCATTCATCAGGATGGCATGCTGAAGAACCCGAGTACCTACCAGATCATGACCGCAGCCGATGTGGGCTGGACCAATGCCCCGCACATGCTGGTGCTGAGCAAGCACTCGGGACGCAATGGTTATCGGGAGTATATGCGTCAGCTTGGTTTCGAGTTCAGCTCGGACCGGGAGCTGGATGAAGCATTTTTGCGCTTCAAGCGCATGGCAGACCAGAAATTCCCGCTGGACGAAGCGGATTTGCGCGCCACCGTCAGCAAGGCGGCATGA
- a CDS encoding HpcH/HpaI aldolase/citrate lyase family protein — MDVSYLYTPALRVDSVVAHLDSLSTDMVVVDLEDSTHVQAKQDARHKIQNFDFSPIRSRGIKLGLRINTIASHDGLADLQLLKALYAAGKHDLQTIFLPKVNHPNEVKIYRALLSGLSCTPRLCTFIETVEAVDNADGIASVSDALCFGQADLVSEMYSPNAAFIDYARARLCVAAARHNLQAIDTNSFEIKDMEKFEAECVTAKGYGFTGKAAIHPDQLAGINRVFAVSPEMVSKYQSCIEAYMSSTTGFVIKDGEVIAPPFIAKAKRMLSLYQR; from the coding sequence ATGGATGTCAGCTACCTGTATACCCCAGCGCTGCGGGTGGATTCCGTTGTGGCGCACCTGGACAGTCTCTCGACCGACATGGTGGTGGTCGATCTCGAAGACTCCACCCATGTTCAAGCCAAGCAGGATGCTCGGCACAAGATCCAGAACTTTGATTTTTCACCGATCCGCTCCCGCGGCATCAAGCTGGGGCTGCGTATCAACACCATCGCCAGCCATGATGGTCTGGCCGATCTGCAGCTGCTGAAGGCCCTGTACGCGGCAGGCAAGCACGACCTGCAGACCATTTTTCTGCCAAAGGTGAACCACCCGAACGAGGTGAAGATTTACCGTGCCTTGCTCTCCGGCCTGTCTTGCACGCCTAGGCTGTGCACGTTCATCGAGACGGTGGAGGCGGTGGATAACGCTGATGGCATTGCCAGTGTCAGCGATGCACTGTGCTTTGGCCAGGCCGACTTGGTGTCGGAAATGTACAGCCCGAATGCCGCCTTTATTGACTACGCCCGTGCTCGCCTCTGCGTAGCCGCCGCCCGCCATAACCTGCAAGCCATTGATACCAATTCATTTGAGATCAAGGACATGGAGAAGTTCGAGGCCGAGTGTGTGACCGCCAAAGGCTATGGTTTTACCGGGAAAGCCGCCATTCATCCGGACCAGCTGGCCGGGATCAATCGGGTCTTTGCCGTCTCACCGGAGATGGTCAGCAAGTATCAGTCCTGCATCGAGGCCTACATGAGCTCTACCACTGGTTTTGTGATCAAGGACGGTGAAGTGATTGCACCGCCGTTTATTGCCAAGGCCAAGCGCATGCTGAGCCTCTATCAGCGTTGA
- a CDS encoding isopenicillin N synthase family dioxygenase produces the protein MTTIPVIDLTPARLEGEAGMQRVAADIDRACRESGFFVVKGHGYAREIFAEAHAASKTFFQLPLTTKNQCRLSTGATLPQDPYTPYGYSGLLEENAFAYMGQQGKPSDYVEKISAGRLILNDNESLPFPDSDLGRDLRQKLKRYYQACDAIALNLTELFTIPLGVHRTYFSERMDRANDSMRSQLYPGLSAELLNDQGMGAHTDGTVLTLLTQTAPGIQVRINEGEWVAPVTADVDHIIVNIGDLMAHWSNHEYVSTEHRVVLGSQERQSIVFFKLTNEDELVQSGNKQMDALFGRENMAA, from the coding sequence ATGACCACCATTCCGGTAATCGACCTGACCCCGGCCCGACTGGAGGGCGAAGCAGGCATGCAGCGTGTGGCGGCCGACATTGACCGGGCTTGCCGCGAGTCCGGCTTCTTTGTGGTCAAGGGGCACGGCTATGCGCGGGAGATCTTTGCTGAGGCGCATGCGGCCTCCAAGACCTTTTTCCAGCTGCCGCTGACCACCAAGAACCAGTGCAGGCTCTCCACCGGAGCGACCTTGCCGCAAGACCCGTACACCCCGTATGGCTATAGCGGCCTGCTGGAGGAAAACGCTTTTGCCTATATGGGGCAGCAGGGCAAGCCCAGCGACTATGTGGAAAAGATCAGTGCCGGTCGGTTGATCCTGAATGACAACGAGTCCTTGCCGTTCCCGGACTCCGATCTGGGCCGGGACCTGCGGCAAAAGCTCAAGCGCTATTACCAGGCTTGTGACGCCATTGCCTTGAACCTCACAGAGCTGTTCACCATTCCACTCGGCGTGCATCGCACCTATTTTTCCGAGCGGATGGACCGCGCCAATGACTCCATGCGCTCCCAGCTCTACCCCGGTTTGAGCGCGGAGTTGCTCAATGATCAGGGCATGGGCGCCCATACCGATGGCACGGTGCTGACCCTGCTGACGCAGACTGCTCCCGGCATCCAGGTCCGCATCAATGAAGGCGAATGGGTGGCGCCGGTGACGGCGGACGTAGACCACATCATCGTCAACATCGGTGACCTGATGGCGCACTGGTCCAATCATGAATACGTCTCGACCGAGCACCGGGTGGTGCTTGGTAGCCAGGAGCGCCAATCCATTGTGTTCTTCAAGCTGACCAATGAAGACGAGCTGGTGCAAAGCGGCAACAAACAGATGGATGCCCTGTTCGGGCGCGAGAACATGGCTGCCTGA
- a CDS encoding M24 family metallopeptidase produces MSKGIGGKTAAEALATLRNMTEGLSPVPTSEYRERLSKAQALMQQQGIAALYIDAGSNLNYFTGVVWYPSERMVGAILPAAGDLHYIVPAFEEGTFRGMMLVDGPVHCWHEHEDPYRLLHHVLEDMDVVRSRLAVDEATPFFRLDGMSQALHGMQLVNGKSVSNACRSRKSAAELALMQRANDMTLHVQRAAASILREGISTQEVKTFIDQAHQAVGASGSDFCIVLFGPDTAFPHGVKYPKTLAAGEMVLIDTGCNLYGYRSDITRTYVFGEASARQREVWVHEQTAQRVAYEAAQLGTPCGAVDDAMRAWVTAAGYGPAYALPGVPHRTGHGIGLDIHESPNLVGNDPTPLAPGMCFSVEPMICVPGEFGIRHEDHIYMTEQGPRWFTQPALSIDDPFGNMAA; encoded by the coding sequence ATGAGCAAAGGTATCGGTGGCAAAACGGCAGCAGAGGCGCTGGCAACCCTGCGGAACATGACGGAAGGGCTGAGCCCGGTACCGACGTCAGAATACCGGGAGCGGTTGAGCAAGGCGCAGGCACTGATGCAGCAGCAAGGCATTGCCGCCCTGTACATCGACGCTGGCAGCAACCTGAACTATTTCACCGGGGTGGTCTGGTATCCCAGCGAGCGTATGGTCGGTGCCATCCTGCCTGCGGCGGGCGACCTGCACTACATCGTGCCGGCCTTCGAGGAAGGAACTTTCCGCGGCATGATGCTGGTCGATGGTCCGGTGCATTGCTGGCACGAGCATGAAGACCCCTACCGGCTGCTGCATCACGTGCTGGAAGACATGGATGTGGTTCGCAGCCGACTGGCGGTGGATGAAGCCACGCCGTTCTTCCGCCTCGATGGCATGAGTCAGGCGCTGCATGGCATGCAACTGGTCAATGGCAAGTCGGTCAGCAACGCTTGCCGCAGCCGCAAATCTGCCGCGGAACTGGCGTTGATGCAGCGCGCCAACGACATGACGCTACACGTGCAGCGCGCAGCAGCCAGCATCCTGCGCGAAGGGATTTCCACCCAGGAGGTCAAGACCTTTATCGACCAAGCCCATCAGGCGGTCGGTGCCTCCGGTTCAGACTTCTGCATTGTGCTGTTTGGGCCCGATACCGCCTTCCCGCACGGCGTGAAATACCCGAAAACGCTGGCGGCGGGCGAGATGGTGCTGATCGACACCGGCTGCAACCTGTATGGCTACCGTTCGGACATCACCCGCACCTATGTGTTTGGCGAAGCGAGCGCCCGGCAACGTGAGGTCTGGGTGCATGAGCAGACGGCTCAGCGGGTGGCGTATGAGGCTGCACAGCTAGGCACGCCTTGTGGTGCGGTGGACGACGCCATGCGGGCCTGGGTCACCGCAGCAGGCTATGGCCCGGCGTATGCGCTGCCCGGCGTACCGCACCGCACCGGGCACGGCATTGGCCTCGACATCCATGAGTCCCCCAATCTGGTGGGTAATGACCCGACCCCGCTGGCGCCGGGCATGTGCTTCAGCGTCGAGCCGATGATCTGTGTACCGGGCGAGTTCGGCATTCGCCATGAAGATCACATTTACATGACAGAGCAGGGCCCGCGCTGGTTTACCCAGCCGGCGCTGTCAATTGATGACCCGTTTGGCAACATGGCAGCTTGA